A portion of the Bradysia coprophila strain Holo2 unplaced genomic scaffold, BU_Bcop_v1 contig_297, whole genome shotgun sequence genome contains these proteins:
- the LOC119079090 gene encoding protein PFC0760c has protein sequence MKRFSGLFVAVCLFCAVIAFPSSNLDEDAEVIVVPLEAQQATFNDRGSAATDNGSPFFSFAPYNPFRWNFGIFDEFHNIVRQLRERVHNVWSDTPVDKSDPSVKSNSTSRVEYIDGRKVVINDTFYTKETEFGTSVYNVRVIDFLPVNDETTRTTATNNNGQPKFDVESVDDDTDVKPNNDDELDKGSPEELDNSNNVIDINGDIDDVENFELDDDNNQQQQLQNHHQHHQQLYQHHHHQQQQQPLPLEDENYTNNRLEEFMPNNSPSATSLPATENAWESTENESDEENANDENIYLNEHYPVDLSNDIAINQMAADQGVPYDSDAEIFSFDEHVQHPISTAYEFVPVDIKK, from the exons gTTCCAATCTGGACGAAGACGCTGAGGTCATCGTTGTACCGTTAGAGGCCCAGCAAGCCACATTTAATGATCGTGGAAGTGCAGCAACTGATAATGGATCTCCATTCTTTTCATTTGCTCCATACAATCCCTTCAGATGGAATTTTGGCATTTTCGACGAATTTCACA ATATTGTTCGTCAACTGAGGGAACGAGTGCATAATGTTTGGTCGGATACACCTGTTGACAAGTCAGATCCCAGCGTTAAATCAAACTCAACATCAAGAGTCGAA TACATAGACGGCCGTAAGGTAGTCATCAACGACACATTCTACACAAAGGAAACAGAATTCGGAACATCCGTTTACAATGTTCGTGTAATCGATTTCTTACCGGTAAATGATGAAACAACAAGAACAACTGCCACAAACAATAATGGCCAACCGAAATTCGACGTGGAAAGTGTAGACGACGACACAGACGTTAAACCAAACAACGATGATGAATTAGACAAAGGATCACCTGAGGAGCTGGACAATAGCAACAATGTAATTGATATCAATGGAGATATTGATGATGTTGAG AATTTTGAACTTGACGACGATAATAACCAGCAACAGCAGTTACAAAACCACCATCAACACCATCAACAACTATACCAgcaccaccaccaccaacaacaacaacaaccgcTACCACTTGAAGACGAAAATTACACAAACAATCGTCTGGAGGAGTTCATGCCAAACAATTCGCCATCAGCAACATCATTGCCAGCCACGGAAAATGCATGGGAATCGACTGAGAATGAGTCGGATGAGGAGAATGCGAACGACGAGAACATTTATCTGAATGAACATTATCCGGTCGATTTATCAAATGATATTGCCATAAATCAAATGGCGGCTGACCAAGGTGTTCCGTACGATTCAGATGCCGAAATTTTTAGCTTCGATGAACATGTACAGCATCCGATATCGACGGCATACGAATTCGTTCCGgttgatataaaaaaatag